A genomic window from Flavobacterium phycosphaerae includes:
- a CDS encoding polysaccharide biosynthesis tyrosine autokinase, whose amino-acid sequence MLDIKDFSFFDTKTSFDFKGFLIKTTSYWKWFLVGLIIAFSIAHQVNVRKQKIYGIETTIAVKEENNPFFTANTSLVFNWGGTSDKVQMIATTLKSRSHNELVVDKLQFYIDYFKQTKYFLQDVYGQVPFKITLDKEQDQLLSQFITVKMISSDTYQITIPFQASSQSVVKYSDNSIKPITVPAKEFIRRYKVGQVVSLPFLHWRLDLDEKADLKLNDDILVRLNAFDETVGRYQGVRVVTDEKAGAILKLGMEGTNKNRMVDYLNATVKMLIDRQLENKNKFAENTINFIDERLVDMEEQLKNSGNDLKDFSRNNSILDVEDKGANFKSQLLELDARKDEVERKIAYLNQLKEYLKNSVDFSKLPAPTVAGISEPNIVTNVSKLIELSIQRSELIYSAKGQIFYERLDNEIVSVKRVLLENASSLRSMLQYDLNSVNSKLNEVESEIKKMPETNQAYLNISRKYDLSNNIYNTFLQKRSEAAIVKAANLSDIQFIDPAKDVGGMLLGPKTSVNYVLAFFIGLLVPLVLVFLIFFINNTIQNIVDISNLTQLPLLGIIGIKYSDSNLSVFERPKSALSESFRAIRSSLQFLYKKQSVEGSKTLMLTSSVSGEGKTFCSINIATVFALSEKKTIILGLDLRKPKIFDDFNIQNDIGAVNYLIGQKTLEDVIQHTHIPYLDVITSGPIPPNPSELILGDSMKEMMAELKKNYDYIILDTPPVGLVSDALELAQFCDVTLYIVRQNFTKKEMLTLLNNRTKRGELNNISIIFNGYENKAKYGVGYGYGYGYGYSYGYGYGSGYHEDEEPTGFFAKLYHRLFKRKK is encoded by the coding sequence ATGCTCGACATAAAAGATTTTTCTTTTTTTGATACCAAAACCAGTTTTGATTTTAAAGGATTTTTGATTAAAACCACCAGTTATTGGAAATGGTTTCTGGTAGGGTTAATTATCGCCTTTTCGATAGCACATCAAGTGAATGTCAGAAAGCAAAAAATATACGGTATTGAAACCACCATAGCAGTCAAAGAAGAGAATAATCCGTTTTTCACAGCCAATACCAGCTTGGTTTTCAACTGGGGCGGGACATCCGATAAAGTTCAGATGATAGCTACCACACTAAAATCAAGATCGCACAACGAGTTGGTGGTTGATAAATTACAATTTTATATCGATTACTTTAAGCAGACCAAATATTTTTTGCAGGATGTGTATGGGCAGGTTCCATTCAAAATCACATTGGATAAAGAACAGGATCAATTGCTGTCTCAATTTATTACAGTAAAAATGATTTCAAGTGATACTTATCAAATCACTATTCCGTTTCAAGCCAGTAGCCAAAGTGTTGTCAAGTACTCCGACAATTCGATTAAACCCATTACTGTTCCGGCCAAAGAATTCATCAGAAGATACAAAGTAGGACAAGTCGTAAGCTTGCCGTTTTTGCATTGGCGACTTGACTTAGATGAAAAGGCTGATTTAAAATTAAATGATGATATATTGGTGCGCCTTAATGCTTTTGATGAAACCGTTGGAAGGTATCAGGGAGTAAGAGTAGTTACTGATGAAAAAGCGGGCGCTATCCTAAAATTAGGAATGGAGGGTACCAACAAAAACCGAATGGTTGACTATCTCAACGCTACAGTTAAGATGTTGATAGACAGACAACTTGAAAATAAAAATAAATTTGCTGAAAACACCATTAACTTCATCGACGAAAGATTGGTTGATATGGAGGAGCAATTAAAAAATTCAGGTAACGATTTAAAAGATTTCAGCAGAAACAACAGCATCTTAGATGTTGAAGATAAAGGCGCCAATTTTAAAAGTCAGTTATTAGAGCTAGACGCCAGAAAAGATGAAGTAGAAAGAAAAATTGCCTACCTCAATCAACTTAAAGAGTATTTAAAAAACAGTGTTGATTTTTCAAAATTACCGGCACCAACGGTAGCTGGGATTTCAGAACCGAATATAGTTACCAATGTTTCCAAGTTGATAGAACTTTCGATTCAAAGATCAGAGTTGATTTATTCGGCCAAAGGCCAAATTTTTTATGAGCGATTAGACAATGAAATTGTATCCGTTAAAAGAGTTTTGCTTGAAAATGCCAGCTCTTTGAGAAGCATGCTACAATACGATTTGAATTCGGTAAACAGTAAGCTGAATGAAGTAGAATCCGAAATTAAAAAGATGCCCGAAACCAATCAGGCGTATTTAAATATTTCCAGAAAATATGATTTAAGCAATAATATTTACAATACCTTTTTACAAAAAAGAAGTGAAGCAGCTATTGTAAAAGCAGCCAACCTTTCCGATATACAGTTTATTGATCCGGCCAAAGATGTCGGCGGTATGTTATTAGGACCTAAAACCAGCGTGAATTATGTATTGGCGTTTTTCATCGGTCTTTTGGTTCCGCTTGTATTGGTGTTTTTGATTTTCTTTATCAACAATACGATTCAAAATATAGTCGATATCTCCAATCTGACACAACTTCCGTTATTAGGAATTATTGGAATTAAATACTCCGATTCTAATCTGTCCGTTTTTGAAAGACCAAAGTCGGCCCTGTCTGAATCTTTCAGAGCTATTCGTTCGTCGTTACAGTTCTTGTATAAAAAACAAAGCGTTGAAGGGTCAAAAACATTAATGCTTACCTCTTCCGTCAGCGGCGAAGGGAAAACTTTCTGTTCTATCAATATTGCCACCGTATTTGCCTTGAGCGAAAAGAAAACCATCATCTTGGGACTCGATTTAAGAAAACCAAAGATTTTTGATGACTTTAATATTCAAAATGATATTGGTGCAGTTAACTATTTGATTGGGCAAAAGACATTAGAAGATGTGATACAACATACGCACATTCCGTATCTTGATGTAATTACTTCAGGGCCTATTCCGCCAAATCCTTCAGAGTTAATTCTGGGCGATAGCATGAAAGAAATGATGGCAGAGCTTAAGAAAAATTATGACTATATCATATTGGATACTCCTCCGGTAGGATTGGTTTCTGACGCCTTAGAGTTGGCTCAATTTTGTGACGTTACTTTGTATATTGTTCGCCAGAATTTCACCAAAAAAGAAATGTTGACCTTGTTAAACAACCGAACGAAAAGAGGCGAGTTAAACAACATCAGCATCATTTTCAATGGTTATGAAAACAAAGCAAAATACGGAGTAGGGTATGGTTACGGTTATGGTTATGGCTACAGCTATGGCTATGGCTATGGCAGCGGATACCATGAAGATGAAGAGCCAACCGGATTTTTTGCAAAATTGTATCACCGACTTTTCAAAAGAAAAAAATAA
- a CDS encoding polysaccharide biosynthesis/export family protein — MDKPRLYLFVLLSILTVSCVPTKDLIYLQNDKDASAVSVTPSNNKPYRLQTNDILNINIKAIDPKLVDIFNSNGSQNTAGITEQSSYYNGYTVDDHGNIRLPIIGELNVLGFTVEEIRVKLETLLSDKYFKPEAGIFVIVKLAGFRYTINGEVVSTGTKTLYQDKVNIMEAIANAGDISITGDRKDVKVIRRYPQGSETFSIDLTKSNAVNSPCFYLQPNDYIYVKPLRQKTWGTGKTGIESLSTLVTLLSLATTTYLLLKN, encoded by the coding sequence ATGGACAAACCCAGATTATATTTATTTGTTTTACTCAGTATTTTAACGGTTTCTTGTGTGCCTACCAAAGATCTGATTTATTTACAAAACGATAAAGATGCTTCCGCCGTTTCGGTAACACCTTCCAACAATAAACCTTATCGCTTGCAGACTAATGATATCTTGAATATTAATATTAAAGCGATTGATCCTAAATTAGTTGATATTTTTAATTCAAACGGCTCTCAAAATACAGCTGGTATAACAGAACAGAGTAGCTATTATAATGGTTATACCGTTGATGATCATGGTAATATCAGATTGCCGATAATAGGAGAACTTAACGTTTTAGGTTTTACGGTTGAAGAAATCAGAGTCAAACTGGAAACGCTTTTGTCCGATAAATATTTTAAACCGGAAGCCGGCATATTTGTGATTGTAAAATTAGCAGGTTTCAGATACACCATAAACGGAGAGGTAGTCAGTACCGGTACAAAAACACTCTATCAGGATAAAGTAAATATCATGGAAGCTATTGCTAATGCCGGTGATATTTCTATTACAGGTGACCGTAAAGATGTAAAAGTAATTAGAAGATATCCTCAAGGAAGTGAAACGTTTAGTATCGATTTGACTAAAAGTAATGCTGTAAATTCACCTTGTTTTTATTTGCAACCCAACGATTATATTTATGTTAAACCCTTGCGACAAAAAACATGGGGTACAGGTAAAACCGGGATAGAATCTTTATCAACCCTGGTTACCTTATTGTCATTGGCGACAACTACTTACTTATTACTTAAAAATTAA